A DNA window from Ornithodoros turicata isolate Travis chromosome 10, ASM3712646v1, whole genome shotgun sequence contains the following coding sequences:
- the LOC135371010 gene encoding protein neuralized-like isoform X2: MGNTNATSASSQSRINNSFSSTQPVVFHNVHGDNIRLEQNSSVARRVESFCKAIVFSSRPIQVNEKVMIKLTEISSSWSGALRLGFTSHDPVSLQNNMPKYACPDLTNRPGNWAKALGERYAVEGAILHYFVNSSGEAFFGIDGEEKGMLLSGVDTSVPLWALIDIYGNTTTIEMVDQVRLLNNHQDQVRSVERMLPDLSLRLTDITLRPVEETPLASPTFSRTTHFFGDWIPMDFHRVMGPNAKFQEMSRCIAARTTLNAGRALVFSARRLETNEKCLVEITATNDAHSGSLTFGLTTCDPATLQQWASSFPEDPECLMDRPEYWVVKKNVVASPNMGDEISFVINDEGMVLCSVNNKHYDTIMYVDATQKFYMFFDIAGCVTELKLLGTSKEGPVKTSVQEELPTAECGPTQPDSAQQQEEDTDCKICFENPIESAFCNCGHSMTCHDCGMKLFKSRDPQCPMCRQPIVNVIKIFRA, from the exons ATGGGCAACACTAATGCCACATCGG CTTCGTCCCAAAGCCGTATAAACAATTCCTTTAGCAGCACTCAGCCCGTCGTGTTCCACAATGTTCATGGGGATAATATCCGCCTGGAACAAAATTCGTCTGTTGCGCGTCGTGTCGAGAGCTTCTGCAAGGCAATCGTCTTCAGCTCTCGACCGATCCAGGTCAATGAGAAGGTCATGATAAAGCTTACGGAAATTTCAAGCAGCTGGAGTGGAGCTCTGAG GCTTGGTTTTACTTCTCATGACCCTGTGAGCCTCCAGAACAACATGCCGAAGTATGCCTGCCCTGATCTTACAAATAGACCGGGAAATTGGGCTAAGGCACTCGGCGAAAG GTATGCTGTAGAAGGGGCAATTCTGCACTATTTCGTTAACAGTTCTGGTGAGGCCTTCTTTGGTATTGACGGTGAAGAAAAGGGGATGCTTTTGAGTGGTGTCGACACATCTGTGCCATTGTGGGCATTGATTGATATATATGGCAACACCACCACCATAGAGATGGTTG ACCAGGTGCGCCTGCTAAATAACCATCAGGATCAGGTGCGCAGTGTGGAGAGAATGTTGCCAGATCTCAGTCTGAGGCTGACCGACATCACGCTGCGACCCGTTGAGGAGACTCCCTTGGCGTCGCCAACTTTTTCGAGAACGACTCACTTCTTCGGAGATTGGATTCCCATGGACTTTCACCGTGTGATGGGACCAAATGCCAAATTCCAAGAAATGTCCAG GTGCATTGCTGCAAGGACAACACTGAACGCAGGGAGGGCCTTAGTGTTTTCTGCACGTCGGTTGGAGACCAATGAGAAGTGCTTGGTAGAAATAACGGCCACCAACGATGCACATTCG GGTTCGTTGACCTTTGGGCTCACTACATGTGATCCAGCGACACTCCAGCAGTGGGCATCCAGTTTTCCCGAGGATCCAGAGTGCCTAATGGATCGTCCTGAATATTGGGTCGTCAAGAAGAACGTTGTGGCTTCTCCCAACATGGGAGACGAAATTTCTTTCGTTATAAACGACGAAG GTATGGTACTCTGCTCTGTGAACAATAAGCACTACGACACCATAATGTACGTAGATGCAACACAGAAGTTCTACATGTTCTTTGATATTGCTGGCTGTGTGACGGAGTTGAAGCTTCTGG GCACTTCAAAGGAAGGGCCAGTGAAAACCAGCGTACAAGAGGAGCTACCGACAGCAGAGTGTGGACCTACACAACCAGACAGTGCTCAACAACAGG AAGAGGACACCGATTGCAAAATCTGCTTTGAAAATCCTATCGAGAGTGCTTTCTGCAACTGTGGCCATTCGATGACATGCCACGACTGCGGCATGAAGTTGTTCAAGAGCAGGGATCCTCAGTGTCCCATGTGCCGCCAGCCCATTGTAAATGTCATCAAAATCTTTAGAGCCTAG
- the LOC135371010 gene encoding protein neuralized-like isoform X1: MGNTNATSGSVSVHAASSQSRINNSFSSTQPVVFHNVHGDNIRLEQNSSVARRVESFCKAIVFSSRPIQVNEKVMIKLTEISSSWSGALRLGFTSHDPVSLQNNMPKYACPDLTNRPGNWAKALGERYAVEGAILHYFVNSSGEAFFGIDGEEKGMLLSGVDTSVPLWALIDIYGNTTTIEMVDQVRLLNNHQDQVRSVERMLPDLSLRLTDITLRPVEETPLASPTFSRTTHFFGDWIPMDFHRVMGPNAKFQEMSRCIAARTTLNAGRALVFSARRLETNEKCLVEITATNDAHSGSLTFGLTTCDPATLQQWASSFPEDPECLMDRPEYWVVKKNVVASPNMGDEISFVINDEGMVLCSVNNKHYDTIMYVDATQKFYMFFDIAGCVTELKLLGTSKEGPVKTSVQEELPTAECGPTQPDSAQQQEEDTDCKICFENPIESAFCNCGHSMTCHDCGMKLFKSRDPQCPMCRQPIVNVIKIFRA; this comes from the exons ATGGGCAACACTAATGCCACATCGG GTTCCGTTTCTGTCCACGCAGCTTCGTCCCAAAGCCGTATAAACAATTCCTTTAGCAGCACTCAGCCCGTCGTGTTCCACAATGTTCATGGGGATAATATCCGCCTGGAACAAAATTCGTCTGTTGCGCGTCGTGTCGAGAGCTTCTGCAAGGCAATCGTCTTCAGCTCTCGACCGATCCAGGTCAATGAGAAGGTCATGATAAAGCTTACGGAAATTTCAAGCAGCTGGAGTGGAGCTCTGAG GCTTGGTTTTACTTCTCATGACCCTGTGAGCCTCCAGAACAACATGCCGAAGTATGCCTGCCCTGATCTTACAAATAGACCGGGAAATTGGGCTAAGGCACTCGGCGAAAG GTATGCTGTAGAAGGGGCAATTCTGCACTATTTCGTTAACAGTTCTGGTGAGGCCTTCTTTGGTATTGACGGTGAAGAAAAGGGGATGCTTTTGAGTGGTGTCGACACATCTGTGCCATTGTGGGCATTGATTGATATATATGGCAACACCACCACCATAGAGATGGTTG ACCAGGTGCGCCTGCTAAATAACCATCAGGATCAGGTGCGCAGTGTGGAGAGAATGTTGCCAGATCTCAGTCTGAGGCTGACCGACATCACGCTGCGACCCGTTGAGGAGACTCCCTTGGCGTCGCCAACTTTTTCGAGAACGACTCACTTCTTCGGAGATTGGATTCCCATGGACTTTCACCGTGTGATGGGACCAAATGCCAAATTCCAAGAAATGTCCAG GTGCATTGCTGCAAGGACAACACTGAACGCAGGGAGGGCCTTAGTGTTTTCTGCACGTCGGTTGGAGACCAATGAGAAGTGCTTGGTAGAAATAACGGCCACCAACGATGCACATTCG GGTTCGTTGACCTTTGGGCTCACTACATGTGATCCAGCGACACTCCAGCAGTGGGCATCCAGTTTTCCCGAGGATCCAGAGTGCCTAATGGATCGTCCTGAATATTGGGTCGTCAAGAAGAACGTTGTGGCTTCTCCCAACATGGGAGACGAAATTTCTTTCGTTATAAACGACGAAG GTATGGTACTCTGCTCTGTGAACAATAAGCACTACGACACCATAATGTACGTAGATGCAACACAGAAGTTCTACATGTTCTTTGATATTGCTGGCTGTGTGACGGAGTTGAAGCTTCTGG GCACTTCAAAGGAAGGGCCAGTGAAAACCAGCGTACAAGAGGAGCTACCGACAGCAGAGTGTGGACCTACACAACCAGACAGTGCTCAACAACAGG AAGAGGACACCGATTGCAAAATCTGCTTTGAAAATCCTATCGAGAGTGCTTTCTGCAACTGTGGCCATTCGATGACATGCCACGACTGCGGCATGAAGTTGTTCAAGAGCAGGGATCCTCAGTGTCCCATGTGCCGCCAGCCCATTGTAAATGTCATCAAAATCTTTAGAGCCTAG
- the LOC135371007 gene encoding uncharacterized protein LOC135371007 → MASATSTVDHATTSRESVGRGALYRGTDHSSKGSTKAPSTTWNTLIGSTDCRPMWLPLLLIPAAVVIVGGLLMFTFLGDSRGGSSAFYCSSPACKKFAFEVSRLRQDNRTTSPCDNFYNHACRHWSEAGNLYLSKGYSYDDHVRYTILQGLADSLNRGTKKSDGLFRTALYEIFTRCMQRRGSATNREFSEALGELGLQFPILPGSQPPTTLGIAAGRMARHTGLMPFFRVKLIADRGRTGPGTQILLTVGDEMGVPHRIPPDVGARTFALMNRMNRRFKDAADAEAVWRIERNRRTLLNMSQDDDVIYEQMTVEELSRRFNSPELEWSFEEYLHTIFDEAINSKTIVLIKNVAYVTELSKFLAQDHALFLSSYANYVCLHLLLHYAPYLHDADAHYFLGLLRYPWSTLPGNSMLCARMAETAVPLGAHLLFAERVMARLGHKDIQRLSNYTLQNVRDLSNALDSVYAVSSYSSERTRVKIFHKLRQLRVHTFLLEEDTKAFEDVVGGNISQVLSEGAVTSAVELNSRLWNTHWSSLRSGSGHYLKLGYLPSVLDLYSNYVPEFNTLFVSLGAMGDGFLEGDDAFELDKVRMGYRIMHGLVGILLDDAEMWSWSGDLDDAQDFYAARKIEQVRLCLNYSLYGSLYESGRRTDFKLDEAFRSLSSITPLYRFFRKKIFQQVYPQSEFRIQPIPGLTENEMFFYSLGKSLCSRDDKALVSTQETEKLVNIVLANCGPMFNAAFRCKLSRDCNFFPTTRHSYI, encoded by the exons CGGTTCAACTGACTGCAGGCCGATGTGGCTCCCTCTTCTTTTGATACCGGCAGCCGTGGTAATCGTTGGGGGCCTACTCATGTTCACATTCCTCGGTGATTCACGAG GTGGTTCCAGCGCTTTCTATTGCTCCTCACCGGCATGTAAGAAATTCG CATTCGAAGTGTCTCGCCTCAGACAAGACAACCGGACGACTTCGCCgtgcgacaacttttacaaccACGCTTGCCGTCACTGGAGTGAAGCGGGCAATCTATATCTGAGCAAGGGCTACTCGTACGACGACCACGTCCGATACACGATTCTGCAAGGCCTCGCCGACAGCCTGAATC GTGGGACAAAAAAATCCGACGGCCTCTTCCGAACAGCCCTGTATGAGATCTTCACTCGGTGTATGCAACGCC GGGGAAGCGCCACCAACCGGGAGTTTTCTGAGGCGCTAGGCGAACTGGGCTTGCAGTTTCCCATCCTTCCCGGCTCACAGCCGCCCACAACGTTGGGCATTGCCGCTGGACGGATGGCCCGCCATACGGGACTCATGCCTTTCTTTCGTGTGAAACTGATCGCCGATCGCGGGCGCACCGGGCCCGGTACACAGATTCTT CTGACTGTCGGTGACGAAATGGGTGTTCCCCACCGAATCCCTCCGGACGTAGGAGCACGGACGTTTGCACTCATGAACAGGATGAACCGTCGGTTCAAAGACGCCGCGGACGCGGAAGCCGTCTGGAGGATCGAACGGAACAGGCGCACG TTGCTGAACATGTCGCAAGACGACGACGTCATCTACGAGCAGATGACCGTGGAAGAGTTGTCGCGAAGATTTAACAGTCCCGAGCTTGAG TGGTCCTTCGAAGAATACCTTCACACCATATTCGACGAGGCCATCAACAGCAAGACCATTGTGTTAATTAAAAACGTCGCTTACGTCACAGAACTGTCCAAGTTCCTCGCCCAGGACCATGCACTTTTTCT GTCTTCCTACGCCAATTACGTGTGCCTCCACCTGCTCCTGCACTACGCCCCGTACTTACATGACGCTGATGCGCACTACTTTCTGGGACTACTACGGTACCCTTGGAGCACGCTGCCGGGTAACAGTATGTTGTGCGCACGTATGGCCGAGACTGCAGTCCCTCTCGGCGCTCATTTGCTGTTTGCTGAAAGAGTGATGGCTCGCCTTGGACACAAGGACATTCAAAGA CTCTCTAACTACACGCTGCAGAACGTCCGCGATCTGAGCAATGCTCTGGACAGTGTGTATGCCGTGTCAAGCTACTCTAGCGAACGAACCAGGGTGAAAATATTCCACAAG CTGCGGCAGCTTCGGGTGCACACGTTCCTTCTGGAGGAAGACACGAAGGCCTTTGAAGACGTCGTAGGCGGG AATATAAGTCAGGTGTTGTCCGAAGGAGCCGTCACTTCAGCAGTTGAACTGAACAGTCGGCTGTGGAACACGCATTGGAGTTCCTTGCGAAGCGGGAGCGGCCACTACTTAAAACTCGG ATACCTCCCCTCCGTTCTGGATCTCTACAGTAACTACGTGCCGGAGTTCAACACACTTT TTGTGTCTCTCGGAGCCATGGGAGATGGCTTTCTGGAGGGCGACGATGCTTT TGAATTGGACAAAGTCAGAATGGGCTACCGCATCATGCATGGCCTCGTTGGCATTCTACTGGACGACGCAGAAATGTGGTCTTGGTCGGGGGACCTCGACGACGCTCAAGACTTCTATGCGGCCAGGAAGATTGAGCAAGTGCGGTTATGCCTCAACTATAGCCTTTATGGAAGTCTCTACGAAAGCGGGCGGCGCACGGACTTCAAACTGGACGAGGCTTTTCGCTCGCTTTCTTCAATAACACCGTTGTACAGG TTCTTTAGGAAGAAGATATTCCAGCAGGTGTACCCTCAATCCGAATTTCGGATACAGCCCATACCTGGACTAACTGAAAATGAGATGTTCTTCTACTCATTAGGGAAG TCGCTGTGCTCAAGGGACGACAAAGCGCTGGTATCCActcaagaaacagaaaaatt AGTCAACATAGTTCTTGCGAACTGCGGGCCGATGTTCAACGCTGCTTTCAGGTGCAAGCTCAGTCGGGACTGCAACTTCTTTCCAACAACGAGACACTCGTACATTTAA